The following proteins come from a genomic window of bacterium:
- a CDS encoding PQQ-binding-like beta-propeller repeat protein encodes MLTEKGSCYPSYKRPFARLFRRAIPLLILFLSSCGGAGNEGKGTVMVSGFVDGEVRDRVLVTVSGGRNLQTRTETNGFYHFSLPGGKYTLTASMPDYLVIPESREVVVSGTDSPNNNFLLVKDLKSSVLWCTAVGGGIASSPATGRDGVVYVGSSDGSLYAFQSTGDPKWSYATQGAIQSSPAIGQRGTIYFGSDDHCLYAVNPDGKRQWSYRTGGAIQSSPAVDDFGRIYVGSDDSSLYAFSPGGGMLWSYRTAGAIQSSPAVDANGIIYAGSSDGNLYALSAQGGLKWKFPTGGPIRASAVIGADNTIYIGSCDHILYAITPLGARKWAFPSGGPIRSSCALDGDGTIYFGSDDHCLYALNADGTRKWAYQATGAVSSSPGLDQAHIVYFGCDDGTLYALTPQGTVYGLLQAGEGASSGRMSPEGITPSPCLTGNEKMDGRIYVSSSDGKLSALANPARGAATSVWPMFRKECRHQGALPLSLLCSVSGRVTGDIQGRVSMSLRRIDSDEAITTETAVDGTFRFTDIRPGIYILLPTREGSCFTPKSIEVTVSGVKNEGYDFTSSRAFRLTGEITGPAARQGVTVRAARGGTLIDTAISDAGGKFSFSLPQGSYVLTPSLDGYTFSPQTCSISLTGDSDDPSFLSLLRAYIISGSVAGDAQDGVALYLDGNTIEGNSIRGMTTSRANGSFEFTVYRGCYRITPSLAGYSFQPSSRQIRIESASHYVGNNFIAHAASQQEYTLSGTISGDVRDQVILTLSGDLSRTTASDSQGRFSFRLPDGHYVLTASKAGYSFSPAQREITIQGADSSGNNFSAVQSSLYPVSGKVTGDVTEGITLTLTNSGGVKTAETLTDGQGNFSLSAAAGSYTLRPDKAGCTFEPTSLSITVQGSGIFGLQFTSSRSSGIEQWSVPVGGRIFSGLALGSDGTIYAGSYDDYKILAMNPDGSIKWFLVTQGPVFASPVVDPKDGTIYTGSSDHYLYALNPQGGVKWKTALTDKIMSTAALGSDGTVYVGCNDGCLYALDPKDGRIRWSSQLENMVSSPAVGADGTIYVGAGNWTDGGHFYAVKATDGGKKWIADIYTLSRPALGKDGTIYVGSKDKNIYALNPSNGTPKWDYLTGGEVVSSPVLGPDGTIYIGSDDCRLYALNPNGSLRWSAVTEGEVRSSAAIGPDGTVYIGSHDYYLYAFDPVTGNQKWRFLTEGGKITAIPIIGKDGTIYIGSQNGQVYAIHGK; translated from the coding sequence ATGCTTACAGAGAAAGGATCATGCTATCCGAGCTATAAGCGCCCTTTTGCCCGTCTGTTCAGGAGAGCAATACCGCTTCTGATTCTCTTTCTTTCTTCCTGCGGGGGGGCTGGCAATGAAGGGAAGGGAACCGTCATGGTTTCTGGATTCGTTGACGGAGAAGTCCGGGATCGGGTGCTGGTCACGGTCAGCGGGGGAAGGAATCTTCAGACCCGGACCGAGACCAATGGATTCTATCACTTTTCCCTTCCCGGCGGGAAGTATACCCTCACCGCTTCGATGCCCGATTATCTGGTCATTCCCGAAAGCCGTGAGGTCGTTGTTTCCGGAACGGACAGCCCGAACAATAACTTTCTCCTGGTCAAAGACCTCAAATCCTCGGTCCTCTGGTGTACGGCGGTCGGAGGAGGGATTGCATCCTCACCGGCTACTGGCCGGGACGGCGTGGTATACGTGGGCAGCAGCGATGGCTCACTCTACGCCTTTCAGTCAACCGGTGATCCCAAATGGAGTTATGCCACTCAGGGAGCCATTCAATCCTCTCCGGCAATCGGTCAGCGGGGAACCATCTATTTTGGCAGCGACGATCACTGCCTCTATGCTGTAAATCCTGACGGAAAGCGGCAGTGGTCGTACCGGACCGGAGGAGCGATTCAATCCTCACCAGCCGTCGATGATTTTGGCAGGATTTATGTCGGCAGCGATGACAGCTCTCTCTATGCCTTCTCTCCGGGGGGAGGAATGCTGTGGTCATATCGCACTGCCGGGGCGATTCAATCCTCTCCGGCTGTCGATGCCAACGGTATCATTTACGCCGGAAGCAGCGACGGGAACCTGTACGCCCTCTCGGCGCAGGGGGGACTGAAGTGGAAATTTCCCACTGGCGGACCCATCAGGGCTTCTGCAGTCATCGGTGCCGATAATACCATCTATATCGGCAGTTGCGATCATATCCTGTATGCCATTACACCTTTGGGGGCCCGGAAGTGGGCCTTTCCAAGCGGCGGGCCGATCCGCTCATCCTGCGCTCTCGATGGGGATGGCACCATTTATTTTGGCAGTGATGACCACTGCCTGTATGCTCTCAACGCGGACGGCACCCGCAAGTGGGCTTATCAGGCCACAGGCGCTGTCTCTTCCTCTCCGGGCCTGGATCAGGCGCATATTGTTTATTTTGGCTGTGATGACGGGACGCTCTATGCCCTTACTCCCCAGGGAACTGTGTATGGACTCCTGCAGGCCGGTGAAGGCGCTTCTTCTGGCAGGATGAGTCCCGAAGGCATTACCCCCTCGCCCTGCCTGACCGGGAATGAAAAGATGGACGGCAGGATTTATGTCAGCAGCAGCGATGGTAAGCTCTCTGCCCTCGCTAACCCGGCACGGGGAGCTGCAACCTCTGTCTGGCCCATGTTCCGCAAAGAATGCAGGCACCAGGGAGCTTTACCCCTCAGTCTCCTGTGCTCGGTTTCCGGACGGGTTACCGGCGATATTCAGGGGAGGGTATCAATGTCCTTGAGGAGGATAGACTCGGATGAGGCAATCACAACTGAGACTGCCGTGGATGGAACATTCAGATTCACCGATATCCGTCCGGGAATCTATATCCTTCTCCCGACCAGGGAAGGCTCCTGTTTCACTCCCAAGAGTATTGAAGTCACTGTTTCCGGGGTTAAGAATGAAGGGTACGATTTTACCTCCTCCAGGGCATTCCGGTTGACTGGAGAGATTACCGGACCGGCGGCCCGGCAGGGAGTAACCGTCAGGGCAGCCAGAGGAGGCACCCTGATCGATACAGCCATATCCGATGCGGGCGGAAAGTTTTCCTTCTCGCTGCCTCAGGGGTCCTATGTTCTGACTCCATCGCTGGATGGCTATACCTTCAGCCCGCAAACCTGTTCCATAAGTCTCACCGGCGACTCTGACGATCCATCCTTCCTGTCCCTTCTGAGAGCTTATATCATCTCAGGCAGCGTCGCCGGAGATGCGCAGGACGGAGTGGCCCTTTACCTGGACGGAAATACCATTGAAGGAAATTCAATCAGGGGAATGACTACTTCACGGGCTAACGGCAGCTTCGAATTTACCGTGTACCGGGGCTGCTACCGGATTACTCCCAGCCTGGCAGGATACTCCTTCCAGCCCTCTTCACGGCAGATCAGGATCGAGAGCGCAAGCCACTATGTCGGCAATAACTTTATTGCCCATGCCGCCTCTCAGCAGGAGTATACGCTGTCCGGAACCATAAGCGGTGATGTCCGGGATCAGGTAATCCTGACCCTGTCCGGGGACCTTTCCCGGACAACGGCTTCCGATAGCCAGGGAAGATTCAGTTTCCGTCTGCCCGACGGACACTATGTTCTCACGGCTTCCAAAGCGGGCTACAGCTTCTCTCCGGCTCAGAGGGAAATCACCATCCAGGGCGCCGACAGCTCCGGTAATAACTTTTCCGCTGTTCAGAGCAGCCTTTACCCGGTTTCCGGAAAAGTTACCGGAGATGTTACCGAAGGTATCACCCTGACCCTGACCAATTCCGGGGGAGTGAAAACCGCTGAAACTCTGACCGACGGGCAGGGTAATTTCAGCCTGAGCGCTGCCGCCGGGAGCTATACCCTGAGGCCGGATAAGGCAGGCTGCACGTTTGAGCCGACATCCCTGAGTATTACCGTTCAGGGCTCCGGCATATTCGGCCTGCAGTTCACCTCTTCGCGGTCTTCGGGAATCGAGCAATGGTCCGTCCCTGTTGGCGGACGCATTTTCTCTGGCCTGGCCCTTGGTTCTGACGGTACTATCTATGCCGGAAGCTACGACGATTACAAAATCCTGGCCATGAATCCGGATGGAAGCATCAAGTGGTTTCTAGTCACGCAGGGCCCGGTCTTTGCCTCGCCGGTGGTTGATCCGAAAGACGGCACCATCTATACCGGCAGCAGCGATCATTATCTCTATGCTCTGAATCCGCAGGGAGGAGTGAAGTGGAAGACAGCCCTGACTGACAAAATCATGTCCACCGCAGCCCTCGGCTCGGATGGTACCGTGTATGTCGGATGCAACGACGGATGCCTGTACGCCCTGGATCCGAAAGATGGCCGGATCAGGTGGTCAAGCCAACTGGAAAATATGGTTTCTTCGCCAGCAGTCGGAGCGGATGGAACCATTTACGTGGGAGCGGGAAACTGGACGGACGGGGGGCACTTCTATGCCGTAAAGGCGACAGATGGAGGGAAAAAGTGGATTGCCGACATCTATACCCTTTCGCGACCGGCACTCGGAAAGGATGGGACAATCTATGTGGGAAGCAAGGATAAGAATATCTATGCCCTCAACCCGTCGAACGGCACCCCGAAATGGGATTACCTCACGGGAGGCGAAGTGGTTTCTTCCCCTGTTCTCGGCCCTGACGGTACGATCTATATCGGCAGCGACGATTGCAGGCTGTATGCCCTCAACCCCAACGGATCGCTTCGCTGGTCAGCAGTCACCGAAGGGGAAGTCCGATCCTCGGCTGCCATTGGCCCTGACGGCACCGTCTATATCGGAAGCCATGATTATTATCTGTACGCCTTCGATCCGGTCACCGGAAATCAAAAATGGCGATTTCTCACCGAAGGAGGGAAAATTACCGCCATTCCGATCATCGGAAAGGATGGCACTATCTATATCGGAAGCCAAAATGGGCAGGTCTATGCCATTCATGGTAAATAG
- a CDS encoding DNA topoisomerase IV subunit A, which translates to MSLKSLMGQNFIEYASYVIKDRAIPEIEDGLKPVQRRILHSLFEMDDGKFNKVANVVGHCMKYHPHGDASIYDALVNLANKEYFIEKQGNFGNIYTGDAASAARYIECRLSALAKETLFNKDITEYVDSYDGRNREPVFLPCKLPALLLMGAEGIAVGMATRVIPHNFVELLEGQIRILKNQEVEIYPDFLQGGIMDAAEYNQGNGKVRVRAAIDIRGPKSLVIREIPFGTTTESLISSIENAAKRGKIKIVQVNDFTAEQVEIEVIPAKGISAEELLPALYAFTDCEVSISTNLIAIQDNKPRQLTVNEVLHHNTLLLRDYLERELRINLHHQQEKWHEKTLIQIFIENRIYKDIEEKKSYDEVQQAVLQGVNRFRHLLQRDVTMEDVELLLQIQIKRISRFDLDKNLKEIQEIQKNIQQIQKDLDDLTGYAIRYIQKLLKKYGHLYPRRTRIQTFGSIDAKKVALANVKVRYDEEKGYLGTEVKEGRIITVSDYDRILCIQRNGTYIVTAIPKKKFIGADLLYVDKFDKDVLFNLIYCDPDSGLSYCKRFRIEKFILDKEYPLFKAGGKVQAFAAGEQFRVKVKYRPQSRMKITSEVLDFGGQLVKGVTSVGNRVSTKEIAHISLVVEKFVQETIV; encoded by the coding sequence ATGAGTTTGAAGAGTTTGATGGGGCAGAATTTTATCGAATATGCCTCATATGTTATCAAGGACCGGGCCATACCGGAAATCGAAGACGGGCTAAAACCGGTCCAGCGCCGTATCCTGCATTCTCTCTTTGAGATGGATGACGGCAAATTCAACAAAGTTGCCAACGTGGTCGGACACTGCATGAAGTACCACCCGCACGGTGATGCTTCGATCTACGATGCCCTGGTCAATCTGGCAAACAAGGAATATTTTATCGAGAAGCAGGGTAACTTTGGCAATATCTATACCGGCGATGCAGCCTCGGCAGCCCGTTATATTGAGTGCCGGCTGTCTGCACTGGCCAAAGAGACCCTTTTCAACAAGGACATCACCGAATATGTGGATTCCTACGATGGCCGAAACCGTGAGCCGGTATTTTTACCCTGTAAACTTCCTGCGCTCCTGCTGATGGGAGCCGAAGGGATTGCCGTGGGTATGGCCACCAGAGTCATCCCCCACAATTTTGTCGAGCTTCTCGAAGGGCAGATCAGGATTTTGAAAAACCAGGAAGTGGAGATCTATCCGGACTTCCTCCAGGGTGGGATCATGGATGCCGCCGAGTATAACCAGGGGAATGGCAAGGTCAGGGTCAGGGCGGCCATTGACATCCGCGGGCCGAAGTCTCTGGTTATCCGGGAAATCCCCTTTGGAACAACCACCGAATCCCTGATCAGCTCGATTGAAAATGCGGCCAAAAGAGGAAAGATCAAGATCGTCCAGGTCAATGACTTTACCGCCGAACAGGTGGAAATCGAGGTTATCCCGGCCAAGGGAATCAGTGCGGAAGAGCTTTTGCCTGCCCTTTACGCCTTTACGGACTGCGAAGTCTCGATCTCGACCAACCTGATCGCCATCCAGGATAACAAGCCCCGGCAGCTTACGGTCAATGAGGTGCTGCATCACAATACCCTGCTCCTTCGTGATTATCTGGAGCGGGAGCTGCGGATCAACCTGCACCACCAGCAGGAAAAGTGGCATGAGAAGACGCTGATCCAGATATTTATCGAAAACCGCATCTATAAGGATATCGAAGAGAAAAAGAGTTACGATGAAGTGCAGCAGGCTGTTTTGCAGGGGGTGAACCGCTTTCGCCATCTGCTGCAGCGTGATGTAACCATGGAAGATGTCGAGCTTCTGCTCCAGATTCAGATCAAGCGGATCTCCCGGTTCGATCTTGACAAGAACCTTAAGGAAATCCAGGAGATTCAAAAGAATATCCAGCAAATTCAAAAAGATCTGGATGATTTGACCGGTTACGCCATCCGCTATATCCAGAAACTTTTGAAAAAGTACGGCCATCTCTACCCCCGGAGAACCAGGATCCAGACCTTCGGAAGCATTGACGCCAAAAAGGTCGCCCTGGCCAATGTCAAAGTACGGTATGACGAGGAGAAGGGGTATCTGGGAACGGAAGTAAAAGAGGGCAGGATCATCACGGTCAGTGACTATGACCGTATCCTGTGTATTCAGCGCAACGGCACCTATATCGTGACCGCGATTCCCAAGAAAAAATTTATCGGTGCTGACCTGCTCTATGTAGACAAATTCGATAAGGATGTCCTGTTCAATCTCATCTACTGCGATCCTGATTCAGGACTGTCCTATTGTAAAAGGTTTCGGATTGAAAAATTTATCCTGGATAAAGAATACCCGCTCTTTAAGGCCGGAGGCAAGGTTCAGGCATTTGCTGCTGGCGAGCAGTTTCGGGTGAAAGTAAAATACCGTCCGCAATCGCGGATGAAAATAACCTCCGAAGTACTGGATTTTGGAGGCCAGTTAGTCAAGGGAGTGACCAGTGTGGGAAACCGGGTATCGACTAAAGAAATTGCTCACATCAGTCTGGTGGTTGAAAAGTTTGTCCAGGAAACAATAGTGTAA
- a CDS encoding toprim domain-containing protein, whose translation MLETDTRYDESKIKTLSSLEHIRLRYGMYIGRLGDGSDHDDGIYILMKEVIDNAVDEYVMGYGKKIIIRIGDDNLVSVRDFGRGIPLGKVIDCVSRINTGAKYDQDVFRFSVGLNGVGCKAVNALSEHFLVQSFRDGQCRTAHFTQGVLQQDQTLNINEPNGTYIEFRPDRSIFPAYQFKQHLVEKRLWHYAYLNTGLVLHYNDKPIVSKRGLFDLLQDELQEAALYPIIHYASERLEFSFTHTDSYGDTYYSFVNGQYTTDGGTHQSAFREGALKGINDYAGKSFNAADVRDGMVGAIAIRIDEPIFESQTKNKLGNTDIRSWIVGEVKDQVSDFLHKNADIADAVLKKIAANEKVRLELQGVKKEARELAKKTSIKVPNFRDCKRHRGDSSPEGEKSMIFITEGQSAAGSMITCRDVMTQAVFSLKGKPLNCCDEGLSRVYKNEELYNIMKALGIEESIDGLRFQKIVLATDSDVDGLHIRNLLLTYFLKFFEPLVLKRHVFILETPLFRVRDQKRTLYCYSEREKEAAVKKLGPKAEITRFKGLGEISPKEFGQFIGPDIRLIEVIVDELKKVPEILQFYMGKNTPERKEYIMENLV comes from the coding sequence ATGCTCGAAACAGACACCAGGTATGACGAGAGTAAAATCAAGACACTCTCGTCATTGGAACACATCCGACTTCGCTATGGGATGTATATTGGCCGACTGGGAGACGGCTCGGACCACGATGATGGCATCTATATCCTGATGAAAGAGGTAATTGACAACGCCGTAGACGAGTATGTCATGGGCTATGGGAAAAAGATTATTATCCGGATCGGGGATGATAACCTGGTCAGCGTGCGCGATTTTGGCCGCGGGATCCCGCTGGGGAAAGTAATTGATTGTGTTTCCCGGATCAATACGGGGGCCAAATATGATCAGGACGTATTTCGATTCTCCGTGGGGCTGAATGGAGTAGGCTGTAAAGCGGTCAATGCCCTGTCGGAGCATTTTCTGGTTCAGTCGTTCAGGGATGGCCAGTGCCGCACAGCTCACTTTACCCAGGGCGTTTTGCAGCAGGACCAGACCCTGAATATCAATGAGCCCAATGGAACCTATATCGAATTCAGGCCGGACCGGTCCATTTTCCCGGCCTATCAATTTAAACAGCACCTGGTCGAGAAGCGTCTGTGGCATTATGCCTATCTGAATACCGGCCTGGTGCTTCACTATAACGACAAGCCCATTGTTTCAAAACGAGGGCTGTTCGACCTGCTTCAGGACGAGCTTCAAGAAGCGGCCCTGTACCCGATCATCCATTATGCATCGGAGCGGCTGGAATTTTCCTTCACCCATACCGACAGCTACGGAGACACCTATTATTCCTTTGTCAACGGGCAATATACTACCGATGGCGGCACCCATCAGTCCGCATTCCGGGAAGGTGCCCTGAAAGGGATCAATGACTATGCGGGAAAATCCTTCAATGCGGCTGATGTGCGCGACGGCATGGTCGGGGCCATTGCCATCCGGATCGATGAGCCGATTTTTGAATCGCAAACCAAGAACAAGCTCGGCAACACCGATATCCGCAGTTGGATTGTCGGCGAGGTGAAGGACCAGGTTTCGGATTTCCTGCACAAAAATGCGGACATTGCCGATGCCGTGCTGAAAAAAATTGCCGCCAACGAGAAAGTCCGCCTGGAACTCCAGGGAGTGAAGAAGGAAGCACGGGAGCTGGCAAAAAAAACCTCGATCAAAGTGCCCAATTTCAGGGATTGCAAACGGCACCGGGGGGACAGTTCCCCTGAAGGGGAAAAGTCCATGATTTTTATCACCGAAGGACAATCCGCAGCAGGATCCATGATCACCTGCCGGGATGTCATGACCCAGGCTGTCTTTTCGCTGAAAGGAAAACCCTTAAACTGCTGCGATGAAGGCCTGAGCAGGGTCTATAAGAATGAAGAGCTCTACAATATCATGAAAGCCCTGGGCATCGAAGAATCCATTGACGGGCTGCGGTTTCAAAAGATCGTCCTGGCCACTGATTCCGATGTCGATGGCCTGCACATCCGCAACCTGCTCCTGACCTATTTCCTGAAATTCTTCGAGCCCCTGGTCCTGAAGCGGCATGTTTTTATCCTGGAGACCCCGCTCTTTCGGGTGAGAGACCAAAAACGCACCCTGTATTGTTACAGCGAGCGGGAGAAAGAGGCGGCAGTGAAAAAACTCGGTCCCAAGGCGGAAATCACCAGGTTCAAAGGGCTTGGAGAGATCTCGCCCAAAGAATTCGGTCAGTTCATCGGACCGGATATCCGCCTGATTGAAGTGATCGTGGATGAATTGAAAAAGGTGCCGGAGATTCTCCAGTTCTACATGGGCAAGAATACTCCGGAGAGAAAAGAATACATCATGGAAAATCTGGTTTAA